One window from the genome of Cricetulus griseus strain 17A/GY chromosome 2, alternate assembly CriGri-PICRH-1.0, whole genome shotgun sequence encodes:
- the Ldlrad2 gene encoding low-density lipoprotein receptor class A domain-containing protein 2 isoform X2 — protein sequence MIFLWHLPQRLLLLGTTALTVSALGTADLTDLCGQTWQGDALQLRSHSASRKFYFVTPDTDCMLWLRAAAPEDRIRFQFRFFLVYSLSSATRTTAATLTTAATLNPNASSRDQCAPGSYLQFYDGPQGAPRVLGHPTCGLTIPAPITSSGPWLGLRLVTRGRHPRVDFLGEVTSFRLGSCGTYFRCRNSRCVPQSLLCDDWDMDNCGDGSDQDSQPPASCRSPSVVPKQTPRMEGDSSRPLTLLSALGSAAERTSPASLAPITREVLEGSWIWWGALASSILLISTGLLWWCCCCPGWLVWHPGAHRLCLRCCTASNTCHLCPGRVAPGDLWLTWPAFQNQGGHP from the exons CGGACCTGACAGACCTGTGCGGACAGACGTGGCAAGGGGACGCGCTACAGCTGCGCTCGCACTCGGCTTCGCGCAAGTTCTACTTCGTGACTCCAGACACTGACTGCATGCTGTGGCTGCGTGCCGCAGCCCCTGAAGACAGGATACGCTTCCAGTTCCGCTTCTTCCTGGTCTATAGCCTGTCCTCGGCCACCCGGACCACCGCAGCCACCCTGACCACGGCGGCCACCCTGAACCCCAATGCGTCTTCGCGCGACCAGTGCGCACCCGGCTCCTACCTGCAGTTCTACGACGGCCCGCAGGGGGCGCCCCGAGTTCTGGGACACCCGACCTGCGGCCTGACCATTCCTGCCCCTATCACGTCCTCTGGACCCTGGCTTGGCCTGCGCTTGGTCACCAGGGGCCGTCACCCCCGCGTGGACTTCTTGGGCGAGGTGACCTCTTTCCGCCTGG GGTCTTGTGGCACCTACTTCCGGTGTAGGAATAGCAGGTGTGTGCCCCAGAGCCTGCTGTGTGACGACTGGGACATGGACAACTGTGGTGATGGCAGTGACCAGGACTCCCAACCCCCGGCCAGCTGCAGAA GTCCTTCTGTGGTACCCAAGCAGACCCCGAGAATGGAAGGTGACAGTTCCAGGCCTCTGACTCTCCTCTCGGCTCTCGGCTCTGCAGCGGAGAGGACCTCTCCAGCAAGTCTGGCACCCATCACACGAGAAGTGCTGGAAG GTTCCTGGATCTGGTGGGGGGCTCTGGCCTCTTCAATACTATTGATCTCCACTGGCCTCCTctggtggtgctgctgctgcccaggctggctggTCTGGCACCCAGGTGCCCATAGGCTCTGCCTCAGATGCTGCACAGCCTCCAATACCTGCCACCTGTGTCCTGGCCGGGTGGCTCCTGGGGATCTGTGGCTGACCTGGCCAGCTTTCCAGAACCAGGGAGGCCATCCTTAA